GCCGGGCGAGTGACGCCACGCGCTCGCCCCGGCCCGCCACCAACAGGATGTCTCCCGCGTGCAGCATCGCCTCGGGGATGGGCTCGTTCACCACGCCCCGGTGCTGGATGGCGATGACGTTCAGCCCGTGCGTCTGCCTCAGCCTCATCTCCTGCAGACTCCTGCCCGCCGCATGCTCGGGCACCTTCAGCTCGGCCAGCGCGTAGCCATTGGGCAGCTCCGTGCTCGCCTGCATGCTCGAGTGCAGCAGCATCCTCGCCAGTTGCTCGCCCATCTCCGCTTCCGGGTACACCACGCGCGTGGCCCCCGCCAGCGAGAGGATCTTCCCCCGCTGCCAGCTCGAGGTGCGCACCACCACCGTCTTCACCCCCAACCCCTTGAGCACCGCGGTGCCCAGCACCGCCGGCTCGAAGTCCTCCTCGCCCAACGCCACCACCGCCACCTCGGCCTTGGCCACCCCCAGCATGCGCATGGCCTCTTCCGAGGTGCAGTCCGCCCGCACCGCCTGCGCCACCACGTCCTTGAGCGCCTCCACCCGCTCCATCGAGAGGTCCACCGCCAACACCTCCCCCCCCGCCTCCGACAGGCGCCGCGCCACGTGCTCGCCGAACTGTCCCAGGCCCACCACCACGTACTTCTTCATCGTCACTCCTCAGCCCACGACGATCTTGGTCGAGGGGTAGCTGTAGCTCGCGCGCGCCTTGGACAACCCCACCGCGAGCGCGAGGGTGAAGGGGCCCAGCCGCCCCACGAACATGGACGCGCACACCACCAGCTTGCCCAGGGCGGACAACTGCGGCGTCACCCCCGTGGACAGCCCCACGGTGCCGAAGGCGCTCACCGCCTCGAAGAGCAGGTCGCGGAACGGCAGGTGGGGCTCGGCGGCGAAGAGGAGGAAGGCCAGCCCGAAGAGCAGGCCGAAGGAGATGAGCGCCACCGCGCATGCCCGGTACACCGTGGCCGGGGGCACGCTGCGCCCCATCACCTCCACCTCCGAGCGGGTGTTGAGCAGGGCCCGGAAGGTGAAGGCCAGCACCGCCACCGTCGTCGTCTTCACCCCGCCCGCGGTGCCTCCCGGCGAGCCTCCGATGAACATCAGCACCAGGCACAGCAGCAACATGGGCGTGCCCAGCTTCGACAGATCCACCGAGTTGAAGCCCGCGGTGCGCAGGGACACGCTCTGGAAGAAGCTGGCCCACAGCCGCTGTCCCAGCGAGAGCCCGGCCAGCGACTGGTTCCACTCCAGGGCGAGCCAGGCGAGCGCGCCCCCCACCACCAGCACCGCGCTGGTGAGGAGCACCACGCGCGTATGCACCGGCAGGAAGCTCCAGGCACCGCGCGGGCCGCGCTCCCTCCACGTCTTCCAGTCCAGCAGCGAGGTGACGACGGGGAAGCCCAGGCCGCCCAGGGTGATGAGCGCCATCACCGTGAGGTTGACGCCGGGGCTGCCCACGAAGCGCATGAGGTTGTCCGGGTAGAGGCCGAAGCCGGCGTTGCAGAAGGCGCTCACCGCGTGGAACACGGCGTAGAAGGCCCGCTCGGAGGCGGTCAGCGGATGGCCGTCCGGGGCCAGCACCATGGACGGATAGAGGGCCAGCGCGCCCAGCACCTCCAGCGTCACCGTGATGAGGACCATGGAGTAGAGCATCCGCTGGAAGCCCAGCACCGTCTCCTCCTCGAGCAGTTCCTGCATGGCCCCCCGGGTCCGCGCCGAGAGCTGGCTGCGGAAGGCCAGGGCCAACGTGGTGGTAATGGTCATGATGCCCAGACCTCCCACCTGGATGAGCCCCAGGATCACCCATTGGCCAAAGGTGCTGAAGTAGCCGCCGGTGTCCACCACGGCGAGCCCCGTCACGCACGAGGCGCTGGTGGCGGTGAAGAGCGCCACCAGGAAGGGCGCGCCCATGCCGTCGCGCGTGGCCGCGGGGAACATCAACGCCAGCGTCCCCAGGGAGATGGTGAGCAGGAAGGACAGGCACAGCAGCGGCAGGGGCCGGCTCAGCAGGGCCTGGAGCACGGGCCTCGCGGGGCGCCAGGCCACCAGGTCGATGCACTCGCGCGCCAGCAGCCGCAGGGCCAGCAGGGTCGCCGAGGCCCGGGGACCCCCCGCCCCCAGCGAGAGCGCCGCTGGCACGGCGAAGAGCAGGTCCGGCCACCGGTGGCGCCACAAGCGCAGGCGGAAGGCCCAGGTGTCGCGCACCAGTTCTCCGCAGAAGGTGGCCACCACCGCCCCGGCCAGCAGCGCCGCCACCAGTTCCCTCCAGGGGCCCGCCCTGCCGCGCACGGTGAACTCGAAGAGGATCAGGGCCACCACCGCGGCCCTGCTCATCCGGCGAGGCCAGTCACGAGACCGGGAGCGGCGGCGCGGCGCCTCGGGTGGAGGCGGCCGCGGGGGC
This region of Archangium lipolyticum genomic DNA includes:
- a CDS encoding potassium channel family protein, whose translation is MKKYVVVGLGQFGEHVARRLSEAGGEVLAVDLSMERVEALKDVVAQAVRADCTSEEAMRMLGVAKAEVAVVALGEEDFEPAVLGTAVLKGLGVKTVVVRTSSWQRGKILSLAGATRVVYPEAEMGEQLARMLLHSSMQASTELPNGYALAELKVPEHAAGRSLQEMRLRQTHGLNVIAIQHRGVVNEPIPEAMLHAGDILLVAGRGERVASLARLWDLER
- a CDS encoding TrkH family potassium uptake protein; translated protein: MSRAAVVALILFEFTVRGRAGPWRELVAALLAGAVVATFCGELVRDTWAFRLRLWRHRWPDLLFAVPAALSLGAGGPRASATLLALRLLARECIDLVAWRPARPVLQALLSRPLPLLCLSFLLTISLGTLALMFPAATRDGMGAPFLVALFTATSASCVTGLAVVDTGGYFSTFGQWVILGLIQVGGLGIMTITTTLALAFRSQLSARTRGAMQELLEEETVLGFQRMLYSMVLITVTLEVLGALALYPSMVLAPDGHPLTASERAFYAVFHAVSAFCNAGFGLYPDNLMRFVGSPGVNLTVMALITLGGLGFPVVTSLLDWKTWRERGPRGAWSFLPVHTRVVLLTSAVLVVGGALAWLALEWNQSLAGLSLGQRLWASFFQSVSLRTAGFNSVDLSKLGTPMLLLCLVLMFIGGSPGGTAGGVKTTTVAVLAFTFRALLNTRSEVEVMGRSVPPATVYRACAVALISFGLLFGLAFLLFAAEPHLPFRDLLFEAVSAFGTVGLSTGVTPQLSALGKLVVCASMFVGRLGPFTLALAVGLSKARASYSYPSTKIVVG